The following proteins come from a genomic window of Phycodurus eques isolate BA_2022a chromosome 9, UOR_Pequ_1.1, whole genome shotgun sequence:
- the LOC133407470 gene encoding C-terminal-binding protein 1 isoform X3, with the protein MYHTITLMREDLEKFKALRIIVRIGSGYDNIDIKSAGELGIAVCNMPAASVEETADSTLCHILTLYRRTTWLHQALREGTRVQSVEQIREVASGAARIRGETLGLIGLGRVGQAVALRAKAFGFNVIFYDPYLADGVERSLGLQRVTTLQDLLFHSDCVSLHCSLNEHNHHLINDFTIKQMRQGAFLVNTARGGLVDEKALAQALKDGRIRGAALDVHETEPFSFSLGPLKDAPNLICTPHAAWYSEQASLEMREEAAREIRRAITGRIPDSLKNCVNKEYLTQNNHWTGVEPANVHPELNGAYRYPPGVVSMTAGGLPPPVEGVVPSAVPVAHPLPPAIAHPPHTPSPGHNTVKPPEGDREQHPNEQL; encoded by the exons ATGTATCACACCATCACTCTCATGAGAGAAGATCTGGAGAAGTTCAAAGCGCTCCGCATCATCGTTCGCATCGGCAGCGGCTACGATAACATTGACATAAAATCTGCTGGTGAACTTG GAATCGCTGTTTGTAACATGCCAGCCGCCTCAGTGGAGGAGACGGCCGACTCCACGCTGTGTCACATCCTCACCTTGTACCGGCGGACCACATGGCTGCATCAG GCTCTCCGCGAGGGCACACGGGTCCAGAGCGTGGAGCAGATCCGAGAGGTGGCTTCGGGAGCGGCGAGGATCCGAGGGGAGACGCTGGGACTCATCGGACTGG gtcGGGTGGGCCAGGCCGTAGCCCTGAGAGCGAAGGCGTTCGGCTTCAACGTGATTTTCTACGATCCCTATTTGGCAGACGGCGTGGAAAGATCCCTGGGCCTTCAAAGGGTCACCACGCTACAG GATCTGCTCTTCCACTCCGACTGCGTGTCGTTGCACTGCAGCCTGAACGAACACAACCATCACCTCATCAACGACTTCACCATCAAGCAG ATGCGTCAGGGGGCCTTTCTGGTCAACACAGCCAGGGGGGGTCTGGTGGACGAGAAGGCCCTGGCACAGGCTCTGAAAGACGGGAGGATACGGGGCGCGGCCCTGGATGTTCATGAGACGGAACCTTTCAG TTTCAGTCTGGGGCCGCTGAAGGACGCCCCCAACCTGATCTGCACCCCTCACGCCGCCTGGTACAGCGAACAGGCCTCGCTGGAGATGCGAGAGGAGGCGGCCAGGGAGATCCGAAGAGCCATCACAG GTCGTATTCCAGACAGTCTGAAGAACTGCGTCAACAAGGAGTACCTGACTCAGAACAACCACTGGACGGGGGTCGAACCAGCCAACGTTCACCCAGAGCTCAACGGCGCCTACAG GTACCCACCCGGGGTGGTGAGCATGACCGCCGGCGGCCTCCCGCCCCCCGTGGAGGGCGTCGTGCCCAGCGCGGTGCCCGTCGCGCACCCCCTCCCGCCGGCTATCGCGCATCCACCGCACACCCCGTCGCCCGGACACAACACGGTCAAGCCACCAGAGGGGGACAGAGAACAACATCCAAACGAGCAGCTGTAG
- the LOC133407470 gene encoding C-terminal-binding protein 1 isoform X2: MGSSHLLNKGMPLGIRPPIMNGPMHPRPLVALLDGRDCTVEMPVLKDVATVAFCDAQSTQEIHEKVLNEAVGALMYHTITLMREDLEKFKALRIIVRIGSGYDNIDIKSAGELGIAVCNMPAASVEETADSTLCHILTLYRRTTWLHQALREGTRVQSVEQIREVASGAARIRGETLGLIGLGRVGQAVALRAKAFGFNVIFYDPYLADGVERSLGLQRVTTLQDLLFHSDCVSLHCSLNEHNHHLINDFTIKQMRQGAFLVNTARGGLVDEKALAQALKDGRIRGAALDVHETEPFSFSLGPLKDAPNLICTPHAAWYSEQASLEMREEAAREIRRAITGRIPDSLKNCVNKEYLTQNNHWTGVEPANVHPELNGAYRYPPGVVSMTAGGLPPPVEGVVPSAVPVAHPLPPAIAHPPHTPSPGHNTVKPPEGDREQHPNEQL; this comes from the exons GCATCCGGCCGCCCATCATGAACGGACCCATGCACCCGCGCCCCCTGGTGGCTCTACTGGACGGGCGCGACTGCACCGTGGAGATGCCCGTCCTGAAGGACGTGGCCACGGTAGCCTTCTGCGACGCCCAGTCCACGCAGGAAATCCATGAGAAG gtaCTGAATGAAGCCGTGGGAGCGCTGATGTATCACACCATCACTCTCATGAGAGAAGATCTGGAGAAGTTCAAAGCGCTCCGCATCATCGTTCGCATCGGCAGCGGCTACGATAACATTGACATAAAATCTGCTGGTGAACTTG GAATCGCTGTTTGTAACATGCCAGCCGCCTCAGTGGAGGAGACGGCCGACTCCACGCTGTGTCACATCCTCACCTTGTACCGGCGGACCACATGGCTGCATCAG GCTCTCCGCGAGGGCACACGGGTCCAGAGCGTGGAGCAGATCCGAGAGGTGGCTTCGGGAGCGGCGAGGATCCGAGGGGAGACGCTGGGACTCATCGGACTGG gtcGGGTGGGCCAGGCCGTAGCCCTGAGAGCGAAGGCGTTCGGCTTCAACGTGATTTTCTACGATCCCTATTTGGCAGACGGCGTGGAAAGATCCCTGGGCCTTCAAAGGGTCACCACGCTACAG GATCTGCTCTTCCACTCCGACTGCGTGTCGTTGCACTGCAGCCTGAACGAACACAACCATCACCTCATCAACGACTTCACCATCAAGCAG ATGCGTCAGGGGGCCTTTCTGGTCAACACAGCCAGGGGGGGTCTGGTGGACGAGAAGGCCCTGGCACAGGCTCTGAAAGACGGGAGGATACGGGGCGCGGCCCTGGATGTTCATGAGACGGAACCTTTCAG TTTCAGTCTGGGGCCGCTGAAGGACGCCCCCAACCTGATCTGCACCCCTCACGCCGCCTGGTACAGCGAACAGGCCTCGCTGGAGATGCGAGAGGAGGCGGCCAGGGAGATCCGAAGAGCCATCACAG GTCGTATTCCAGACAGTCTGAAGAACTGCGTCAACAAGGAGTACCTGACTCAGAACAACCACTGGACGGGGGTCGAACCAGCCAACGTTCACCCAGAGCTCAACGGCGCCTACAG GTACCCACCCGGGGTGGTGAGCATGACCGCCGGCGGCCTCCCGCCCCCCGTGGAGGGCGTCGTGCCCAGCGCGGTGCCCGTCGCGCACCCCCTCCCGCCGGCTATCGCGCATCCACCGCACACCCCGTCGCCCGGACACAACACGGTCAAGCCACCAGAGGGGGACAGAGAACAACATCCAAACGAGCAGCTGTAG
- the LOC133407470 gene encoding C-terminal-binding protein 1 isoform X1, which yields MKAKPRQCCLHPGTTQIPSFSINNTLGGIRPPIMNGPMHPRPLVALLDGRDCTVEMPVLKDVATVAFCDAQSTQEIHEKVLNEAVGALMYHTITLMREDLEKFKALRIIVRIGSGYDNIDIKSAGELGIAVCNMPAASVEETADSTLCHILTLYRRTTWLHQALREGTRVQSVEQIREVASGAARIRGETLGLIGLGRVGQAVALRAKAFGFNVIFYDPYLADGVERSLGLQRVTTLQDLLFHSDCVSLHCSLNEHNHHLINDFTIKQMRQGAFLVNTARGGLVDEKALAQALKDGRIRGAALDVHETEPFSFSLGPLKDAPNLICTPHAAWYSEQASLEMREEAAREIRRAITGRIPDSLKNCVNKEYLTQNNHWTGVEPANVHPELNGAYRYPPGVVSMTAGGLPPPVEGVVPSAVPVAHPLPPAIAHPPHTPSPGHNTVKPPEGDREQHPNEQL from the exons GCATCCGGCCGCCCATCATGAACGGACCCATGCACCCGCGCCCCCTGGTGGCTCTACTGGACGGGCGCGACTGCACCGTGGAGATGCCCGTCCTGAAGGACGTGGCCACGGTAGCCTTCTGCGACGCCCAGTCCACGCAGGAAATCCATGAGAAG gtaCTGAATGAAGCCGTGGGAGCGCTGATGTATCACACCATCACTCTCATGAGAGAAGATCTGGAGAAGTTCAAAGCGCTCCGCATCATCGTTCGCATCGGCAGCGGCTACGATAACATTGACATAAAATCTGCTGGTGAACTTG GAATCGCTGTTTGTAACATGCCAGCCGCCTCAGTGGAGGAGACGGCCGACTCCACGCTGTGTCACATCCTCACCTTGTACCGGCGGACCACATGGCTGCATCAG GCTCTCCGCGAGGGCACACGGGTCCAGAGCGTGGAGCAGATCCGAGAGGTGGCTTCGGGAGCGGCGAGGATCCGAGGGGAGACGCTGGGACTCATCGGACTGG gtcGGGTGGGCCAGGCCGTAGCCCTGAGAGCGAAGGCGTTCGGCTTCAACGTGATTTTCTACGATCCCTATTTGGCAGACGGCGTGGAAAGATCCCTGGGCCTTCAAAGGGTCACCACGCTACAG GATCTGCTCTTCCACTCCGACTGCGTGTCGTTGCACTGCAGCCTGAACGAACACAACCATCACCTCATCAACGACTTCACCATCAAGCAG ATGCGTCAGGGGGCCTTTCTGGTCAACACAGCCAGGGGGGGTCTGGTGGACGAGAAGGCCCTGGCACAGGCTCTGAAAGACGGGAGGATACGGGGCGCGGCCCTGGATGTTCATGAGACGGAACCTTTCAG TTTCAGTCTGGGGCCGCTGAAGGACGCCCCCAACCTGATCTGCACCCCTCACGCCGCCTGGTACAGCGAACAGGCCTCGCTGGAGATGCGAGAGGAGGCGGCCAGGGAGATCCGAAGAGCCATCACAG GTCGTATTCCAGACAGTCTGAAGAACTGCGTCAACAAGGAGTACCTGACTCAGAACAACCACTGGACGGGGGTCGAACCAGCCAACGTTCACCCAGAGCTCAACGGCGCCTACAG GTACCCACCCGGGGTGGTGAGCATGACCGCCGGCGGCCTCCCGCCCCCCGTGGAGGGCGTCGTGCCCAGCGCGGTGCCCGTCGCGCACCCCCTCCCGCCGGCTATCGCGCATCCACCGCACACCCCGTCGCCCGGACACAACACGGTCAAGCCACCAGAGGGGGACAGAGAACAACATCCAAACGAGCAGCTGTAG